Proteins from one Impatiens glandulifera chromosome 2, dImpGla2.1, whole genome shotgun sequence genomic window:
- the LOC124925780 gene encoding histone-lysine N-methyltransferase ASHH1-like isoform X1, producing MSMLAPGVPSFIHITQNESFGRKNKKLMKEEDIIVCDCKWDANLPDSACGERCLNVLLSVECTPGYCPCGDMCQNQKFQKFHYSKTKLFQTEDRGWGLLADENIKSGQLIIEYCGEIISSDEAKLRSESYEAKGLKDAYIISLNANFYIDATKKGSLGRFINHSCEPNCETRKWTVLGEVRVGIFSKEDISIGTELAYDYNFEWYGGENVRCLCGATHCSKFLGAKSAGFLEYNHVWEEGDDRYTVEEVPLYDSAEDEKPYILDAPNSSKSEPMSDVKNDSNVKLNYVPLDTDSVSKATEASSGVKSEPTNAYTFNAQGKTYFFSRNNVTDKSHLKCVCPNYKFESGHAPKRRAQQQKVKSKSKGSGANQVDAKRIAMMFASKKAQEEVLKCEETRIEADSKLNSVYDEIRPAIEKHNKDNQDRVDSSMAKKWIEASCAKMKADLNLHFSIVKNAILNPPRAHAKDISQGEPKPANDSSL from the exons ATGTCGATG CTGGCTCCTGGAGTACCATCTTTCATACATATCACCCAAAATGAATCTTTTGGCAGAAA GAACAAGAAGCTGATGAAAGAAGAGGATATCATTGTCTGTGACTGCAAATGGGATGCAAATCTTCCAGATAGTGCATGTGGGGAGAGATGCCTTAATGTTCTGCTAAGTGTTGAATGCACACCTGGCTATTGTCCTTGTGGTGACATGTGCCAAAATCAG aaatttcaaaaatttcacTATTCCAAGACAAAGTTATTCCAAACTGAAGACCGCGGCTGGGGTCTGTTGGCTGATGAAAATATTAAg TCCGGACAATTAATAATCGAATACTGCGGGGAAATTATATCATCTGATGAAGCAAAGCTAAGATCGGAATCCTATGAAGCTAAAG GTCTCAAAGATGCATACATCATCTCACTTAATGCCAACTTCTATATTGATGCCACCAAAAAAGGAAGTCTTGGCAGGTTTATAAATCACTCCTG TGAACCTAACTGTGAGACGAGGAAGTGGACAGTTCTAGGAGAAGTAAGAGTTGGTATTTTCTCGAAGGAAGATATAAGCATTGGTACTGAACTTGCTTATGACTATAATTTTGAATGGTATGGCGGTGAAAACGTAAGATGTTTGTGTGGTGCAACCCACTGTTCAAAATTTCTTGGGGCAAAATCTGCTGGTTTCTTG GAGTACAACCATGTATGGGAAGAAGGTGACGATAG ATACACTGTTGAAGAAGTACCCTTGTATGATTCAGCCGAGGATGAGAAACCATATATCCTGGACGCTCCAAACTCCTCTAAGAGTGAACCCATGTCAGATGTGAAGAATGATAGCAATGTGAAATTGAATTATGTACCCTTGGATACTGATTCAGTTTCAAAAGCTACAGAAGCTTCGAGCGGAGTGAAATCTGAACCGACAAATGCTTACACCTTCAATGCACAAggtaaaacttatttttttagtcGGAATAATGTCACTGATAAATCGCATCTGAAATGTGTATGtccaaattataaatttgaatcaGGCCATGCTCCTAAAAGAAGAGCACAACAACAAAAGGTGAAAAGTAAATCTAAAGGTTCTGGTGCAAATCAAGTTGATGCTAAACGCATTGCCATGATGTTTGCATCAAAGAAAGCTCAGGAAGAAGTCTTGAAGTGTGAG GAAACAAGAATTGAAGCTGATTCTAAGCTGAACTCTGTTTACGACGAGATTCGTCCAGCCATCGAAAAACACAACAAAGACAACCAAGATAGGGTGGATAGCAGCATGGCCAAAAAGTGGATAGAAGCGAGCTGCGCCAAAATGAAAGCTGATCTCAACTTGCATTTCTCCATTGTGAAGAATGCAATACTCAACCCTCCAAGGGCACATGC
- the LOC124925780 gene encoding histone-lysine N-methyltransferase ASHH1-like isoform X2, giving the protein MSMLAPGVPSFIHITQNESFGRKNKKLMKEEDIIVCDCKWDANLPDSACGERCLNVLLSVECTPGYCPCGDMCQNQKFQKFHYSKTKLFQTEDRGWGLLADENIKSGQLIIEYCGEIISSDEAKLRSESYEAKGLKDAYIISLNANFYIDATKKGSLGRFINHSCEPNCETRKWTVLGEVRVGIFSKEDISIGTELAYDYNFEWYGGENVRCLCGATHCSKFLGAKSAGFLEYNHVWEEGDDRYTVEEVPLYDSAEDEKPYILDAPNSSKSEPMSDVKNDSNVKLNYVPLDTDSVSKATEASSGVKSEPTNAYTFNAQGHAPKRRAQQQKVKSKSKGSGANQVDAKRIAMMFASKKAQEEVLKCEETRIEADSKLNSVYDEIRPAIEKHNKDNQDRVDSSMAKKWIEASCAKMKADLNLHFSIVKNAILNPPRAHAKDISQGEPKPANDSSL; this is encoded by the exons ATGTCGATG CTGGCTCCTGGAGTACCATCTTTCATACATATCACCCAAAATGAATCTTTTGGCAGAAA GAACAAGAAGCTGATGAAAGAAGAGGATATCATTGTCTGTGACTGCAAATGGGATGCAAATCTTCCAGATAGTGCATGTGGGGAGAGATGCCTTAATGTTCTGCTAAGTGTTGAATGCACACCTGGCTATTGTCCTTGTGGTGACATGTGCCAAAATCAG aaatttcaaaaatttcacTATTCCAAGACAAAGTTATTCCAAACTGAAGACCGCGGCTGGGGTCTGTTGGCTGATGAAAATATTAAg TCCGGACAATTAATAATCGAATACTGCGGGGAAATTATATCATCTGATGAAGCAAAGCTAAGATCGGAATCCTATGAAGCTAAAG GTCTCAAAGATGCATACATCATCTCACTTAATGCCAACTTCTATATTGATGCCACCAAAAAAGGAAGTCTTGGCAGGTTTATAAATCACTCCTG TGAACCTAACTGTGAGACGAGGAAGTGGACAGTTCTAGGAGAAGTAAGAGTTGGTATTTTCTCGAAGGAAGATATAAGCATTGGTACTGAACTTGCTTATGACTATAATTTTGAATGGTATGGCGGTGAAAACGTAAGATGTTTGTGTGGTGCAACCCACTGTTCAAAATTTCTTGGGGCAAAATCTGCTGGTTTCTTG GAGTACAACCATGTATGGGAAGAAGGTGACGATAG ATACACTGTTGAAGAAGTACCCTTGTATGATTCAGCCGAGGATGAGAAACCATATATCCTGGACGCTCCAAACTCCTCTAAGAGTGAACCCATGTCAGATGTGAAGAATGATAGCAATGTGAAATTGAATTATGTACCCTTGGATACTGATTCAGTTTCAAAAGCTACAGAAGCTTCGAGCGGAGTGAAATCTGAACCGACAAATGCTTACACCTTCAATGCACAAg GCCATGCTCCTAAAAGAAGAGCACAACAACAAAAGGTGAAAAGTAAATCTAAAGGTTCTGGTGCAAATCAAGTTGATGCTAAACGCATTGCCATGATGTTTGCATCAAAGAAAGCTCAGGAAGAAGTCTTGAAGTGTGAG GAAACAAGAATTGAAGCTGATTCTAAGCTGAACTCTGTTTACGACGAGATTCGTCCAGCCATCGAAAAACACAACAAAGACAACCAAGATAGGGTGGATAGCAGCATGGCCAAAAAGTGGATAGAAGCGAGCTGCGCCAAAATGAAAGCTGATCTCAACTTGCATTTCTCCATTGTGAAGAATGCAATACTCAACCCTCCAAGGGCACATGC